A segment of the Necator americanus strain Aroian chromosome IV, whole genome shotgun sequence genome:
ttgaagaaatGGCTTCTGTGGACATGTCTCTTGATGAAATCATTGCCAAAACCAGGCAAGAGAGAAGGGGACCTGGACGAGGTAAGCTTCGAAATTCAGAATAGTGGTCAAGTCACCGTTTCCAATCCATTGGATTCCAGGATTTCGTAAAGGGTTGGGCAGAAATAGTGGTCGGTCAGGAGGAGGGTCGGGTGGACGTTTCTCGAAACGGCCATTCAAAACATATATCGACTATGACGCACCTGTTCCTATTTCTGTGCCCAAAATTGGAGGTGAGCAGAAGATGTCTGTTTTATGTAGTGATATTGACTTGATTGTTTTTTCGTAGAGTTTATGAAGGAGTATAGGAGTTTTGTGTGGTATAGGAGACTGTTTCAGGGTCTGGAAACCCGAACAAAACTGTAAGGATCAACATCTCTAACCTCGCACCCTCTGTGGTTTCTTCCGACTTGGAGGAACTCTTTGCAAACTATAGGATCGAGGCAGCTACTGTGAATTACAATGAGTCAGGTTTGTATGCTTTTGTTCTATATTACTGCTATTCCTTGGAAGATAGTTGCTTCTTCCACTAGCTTAGATACTTTTTTGCTCAATATTCCTTCCTTCATCTACCGCGCGAAGTTCAGACAGAAATATCGTCTTTTAATGTCGGTTATGAACTGATTACTCTACGAAAAGTTTGCGCAAGCATGCAAAAATCCACGTGTTTCGCTTTTTGGCGTAGTTCTCGCTGAAATGTTAAGTGCTGCATCGTTTCTTTCGACTGAGTCTAGTTTCTCAAGACGTTCGTGCGTCCGTCCTCGTCATACTTCCCGTTTGTATGAAGATTTTGTTCGCACGAAATGAGTCATTTTGGAAATACAtcttataaattataaaattatctGTTATCGGGGAACAAAAATTCTGTACATCTGTAAAGATGTTGTCTACTGCGCGCctcttgaagaagaaaatagaaaaaaatgaatgttcaGGCGTATGTCCATATAGATTTCCATTGCGATAAAAATACAGTCAACGGAAAAAGTTTTGTATCGGGATAACGATGAGTACAGGGAAGGCGTTGGAGAAGAGAACGagcatctttaaaaaaaatacaacacaaCGTATGTTCAAGAGATTCGACAGTAGGACCTCGAGCGTTGGATACTCGGTCCCGTAAAGAACTGAAAACTAGTCATGTTACTACAGTTCCTAGTtcaaacatgttttttttattactttaacatatttatttaagtCTTATGTGTTTACTGACTTGATCTGACgcttgttatttgtttatcatGCGCTCgacttcttttgaaaattcaatcaatttttgCTCCGCTTAGTCAAATATATTCATCCTAAATGGCCGAATCAGGAATTGTACAAGTGTATAAGTAGATTTTCGTGCCATTGTACCGAATGAGAGAGCACTTTAAATATGGCctcattttctcctttttaggAGTATCGGTTGGTACGGGTGATATTTATCTTCGCAAAACTGATGCGGAGAACGTCATGAGTGACTTCAAAGGAGTGGCGCTTGATGGCCAGGTATGTTGAGATAAATTTTCCATCTACTAGTGGTTGCTCAGTTTTTAATATCAAATACTCCAATacacttagttttttttctttgtcttttctgATATGAAAATTCTAATTACTAATAGGTGGCCCCGCACGCGAAAATCGTGGTGTTTGCTGCAGTTTATGATAGTCTTTCGGCTTCTTCTacccttctttcctttttacaTTCTACCGATGTTTGTTACCTCCTCATGTACTAAAACCACAAATAGCCCCTTGTTTCTATGTGCAAGTTGGAGAATTTTATACTCCTTATGCTTCTGTTTCTTGGATTAAAGATGTTCTGTGAAATTAATGTCCGCAGTGTAtccatatctttttttctggacggTACGCTAGTTTGGAAAAATGCAAACCGGGCTGATTTTTGTCGTACTACATTTGTCCTTTTATGCCTCAAGGCTTCCCTACTATCTTTTTCGTTTGCTCACTTCAAAGTGGATATGGTTTGCTATATCAATTTGAAGGTGTACCGACGTAATTTTGGAATTCTTGAAGTTTCTTCCGAACATCATGATATTCGTAGAAAAAGTctattgcaaaaaataaattgctcATAGAGCTAGTTTTACATAGTCTCGCGAACAGAAGTGAAATTTTCGCCTCTTATTATGACTGCTCCGGATTAGGAGCAACCTTTTTAAGAGGTGCTTCTCCTAAACTATTTATCTAAGCAAAACGATAAAATGTGGGGAAGAAAAACAGTGTTTTGGATTTCCCTAAAAATGGAGGCTAAAAACAAACTGTTCATATGTCAAttcatttttgatatttttcatatCCTTAAgtgatgtttttgtttgttcgcttgttattttatttgtttttccttgATAATTTAGTGTAAGAAAGTTCATTTACTGTTCCTCAGGGCACTTGGTATTGAAGTGCATCTTGGAAGTTCTAGATTGGATTGTAGGTAATGAGGATGGTATTGGTTGACGGTAGCGATTCTTTGGCATCACGGGTTCAAGTCAGTGGTGGTGCACAAAGAAGTTACAGGAGTGGAGGTATGTCTCATTCATTCTAGCAGTTTTTATAGCTAACGTTTTCGAATcgctacagttttttttttcgattccacCGTGAAATGACCATTTTTTGCAATTGTAATTATCGCTCGTATATTCTCATGACATTGTGCACATTAATTTTTCACCGTGGGAAATACTGACCGAGTATTGTTGAGAGGTTACTGTTTCAACTCAACTTCTATTAGTTCTTCGATTTTTGCAATGTACAAGTCCTGGTCTCATACTATATCTTCTAGTAGtacttttatttgcttttatttctaattatttagGCGAACGTAGAGAATTCAACAAAGGAGGAAGAAGCGGAGGTTTCGGGCGTAGGTCAAGGTCTGACAGAAGGTTACTTTTTTCAGTTGTATAGTCTTCATTTTATCACGTTTAATTTACTTGACTTGTGTCGTATATCTTACTTGTTATGTATCCTACCTTCTGATGTGGCTTTAGCGTAATTTTGATCATTTGCAGGTCTAAAATGACTGAGGCAGAGTTGGATGCCGAACTGGAAGCATACATGTCGAAACCTCGAGCGCAACAGTGATACAAAATTATAGACTCTTGCGAGCGTTGCGATCTGCAAGCTTCTCTTAAACCATGTTTAGAactgtatttattttgtttcgatTATTTCACCTATGCTCTGATCTATTTCGTCTACATCATGTTTGTAGTCGGTGGTTGCTGAAAGCTGTGTTATCGGCATGTCCATAGAAGTTGTTTTGTCTTCATATGatgttgttgctgtttttttttcgccgatAAAGAATGTGGGACATTTgtgtttttgcttttgaacAATAAGGCTTAGTTGTGTCAGAAGTCACGTGCTTAATCCACTTGGTTCTGTTTCACCACATTTTGTTTGAACGTTTTAATTCCCTTTAGCTATTTGCCTTTAGGCGTCACAGACTTGTTTTAGATCCATGGAACAAGATTCTACTTCCTCGGAAAAATCTCTTTCAGAA
Coding sequences within it:
- a CDS encoding hypothetical protein (NECATOR_CHRIV.G14010.T1) encodes the protein MASVDMSLDEIIAKTRQERRGPGRGFRKGLGRNSGRSGGGSGGRFSKRPFKTYIDYDAPVPISVPKIGGSGNPNKTVRINISNLAPSVVSSDLEELFANYRIEAATVNYNESGVSVGTGDIYLRKTDAENVMSDFKGVALDGQVMRMVLVDGSDSLASRVQVSGGAQRSYRSGGERREFNKGGRSGGFGRRSRSDRRSKMTEAELDAELEAYMSKPRAQQ